The window TATCCCAGGAGTTTCGCCGTTGCAAGCATAAGGGCCATCAGGAGGAGTATCTCCATATCACTCCCTCGAAAACGCCCATTTGAGGAGGAAGGGCGTTACAAGCGTTGTTATTATTACCATGCTGACCGGTATCGAAAACGTTCCCCTGTCGAAGACGCCCTCCCTCAGCCCGATGTTGGCCATGATGAGCGCGACCTCCATCCTCGGAACCATTCCCATTCCAATCTGCAGGGCCTCCCTGCCCTTGAACCTGGTCAGCAGCCCGCCGATGCCGCAGCCCACTATCTTCCCCGCTATCGCCAGAACCGCGTAGAGCCCTGCAAAAGCTCCGATGTGGGCCAGAACGTGGACGTCGGTCTCGACGCCTATGCTGACGAGGAAAACGGGTATGAAGAGGGAGTAACCGATGGTCAGGGTCTTGCCCGTAACCTCCCTCGCCTCGGCGCTTCCGGCTATTAGGAGGCCCGCCAGGTAGGCGCCGGTTATGCCCGCCAGCTGAAACTGCTCGGCGATGTAGGCGAAGATGAGCATTATGGCTATCGCGAAGGCCGTTATGGTCTCGGGCAGGTTTATCCTCTCCGACGCGCGAAGGGCTTCCTTTATCGCGGGGCTGCCGAGGATGAGGCCGAGGAGGAAGAACAGCGTGACCTCGCCGAGGATTATGAGGACGTCGATCGGATAGACGCTCCCCTTGGTGTTCATGGCGACGAGGACGGTCAGGATTATGATACCGAGGACGTCGTCAACGACAGCGGCGGCGAGAATCGTCGTTCCCA of the Thermococcus sp. 21S7 genome contains:
- a CDS encoding cation:proton antiporter, which translates into the protein MDVFLELALILIVAKLFGYLTLRLGFPAALGQLIGGILIGPSLLDVVAYDEGVKLVAELGVVMLLFLAGLETDIEEFKNVGVSAFIVAVLGVMIPFVLGYVGALAWGYSDIQALFLGGILTATSVGLTTSILMEMKKLRSRVGTTILAAAVVDDVLGIIILTVLVAMNTKGSVYPIDVLIILGEVTLFFLLGLILGSPAIKEALRASERINLPETITAFAIAIMLIFAYIAEQFQLAGITGAYLAGLLIAGSAEAREVTGKTLTIGYSLFIPVFLVSIGVETDVHVLAHIGAFAGLYAVLAIAGKIVGCGIGGLLTRFKGREALQIGMGMVPRMEVALIMANIGLREGVFDRGTFSIPVSMVIITTLVTPFLLKWAFSRE